One window of Chryseobacterium indologenes genomic DNA carries:
- a CDS encoding TIGR04139 family peptide modification target, with the protein MKKLNGMKGGFSSTENKKLQRKDLKSILGGDGYKYVETDCGSTCYDKETWKDGVHISTLKIDTSLN; encoded by the coding sequence ATGAAAAAATTAAATGGAATGAAGGGTGGCTTCTCTTCTACAGAAAACAAAAAATTACAACGAAAAGATTTAAAATCTATTTTAGGTGGAGATGGTTATAAATATGTAGAAACAGATTGTGGTTCTACATGTTATGATAAAGAGACATGGAAAGACGGTGTTCATATCAGCACTTTGAAAATAGATACCAGCCTTAATTAA
- a CDS encoding DUF4303 domain-containing protein, with product MDFEILKQQIEDAAKKAFLEVYEKHGTEGIYSFALYSDEGAMTVCPAANTMKILETADEEDALYYKYEPAEWTYEMEGADEEFNEICTQLRAELDQHEEDDQWFEGFQAKLYSACIEVLEKLKNENFFTKITGKDIFLIFTVSDYEFEMEELKNLVVRLNDNEYRSEYLNWMATWDN from the coding sequence ATGGATTTTGAAATTTTGAAACAGCAGATAGAAGATGCTGCTAAGAAAGCTTTTTTAGAAGTGTATGAAAAGCATGGAACAGAAGGGATTTACAGCTTTGCATTGTACAGTGATGAAGGTGCAATGACAGTATGCCCTGCAGCCAATACCATGAAAATACTGGAAACGGCAGATGAGGAGGATGCTCTTTATTATAAATATGAACCGGCAGAATGGACCTATGAAATGGAAGGAGCCGATGAAGAGTTCAATGAAATATGTACTCAGCTGAGAGCAGAACTGGATCAACATGAAGAAGATGATCAATGGTTTGAAGGTTTTCAGGCAAAATTGTATTCGGCTTGCATCGAAGTGCTGGAAAAACTTAAAAATGAGAACTTTTTCACAAAGATTACAGGCAAAGATATTTTCTTGATTTTCACGGTCTCAGATTATGAGTTTGAGATGGAAGAGCTAAAAAATCTTGTTGTAAGACTTAATGATAATGAATACAGAAGTGAATATCTGAACTGGATGGCTACCTGGGACAATTAA
- a CDS encoding transketolase family protein, with amino-acid sequence MKYTYTEKKDTRSGFGAGLAELADKNPNVVALCADLIGSLKMEKFIEKAPERFFQIGIAEANMMGIAAGLSITGKIPFTGTFANFSTSRVYDQIRQSIAYSNKNVKICASHAGLTLGEDGATHQVLEDIGMMKMLPGMTVINTCDYNQTKAATLAIADFEGPVYLRFGRPVVPVFIPEDMPFEIGKGIMLQEGTDVTIVATGHLVWESLVAADELEKEGISCEVINIHTIKPLDEEIILKSVEKTGKIVTAEEHNYLGGLGESVAGMLARRRPTKQEFVAVNDTFGESATPAELMKKYKIDAAAVKEAVKRILA; translated from the coding sequence ATGAAATATACATATACAGAAAAAAAGGACACTCGTTCAGGATTCGGAGCAGGATTAGCAGAACTAGCGGACAAAAATCCTAATGTAGTAGCACTTTGTGCTGACCTTATCGGTTCTTTGAAAATGGAGAAATTCATTGAGAAGGCTCCCGAAAGATTCTTTCAGATAGGGATTGCAGAAGCTAACATGATGGGAATTGCTGCAGGTCTTAGCATTACAGGGAAAATTCCTTTCACAGGAACTTTTGCTAACTTTTCTACTTCAAGAGTATATGACCAGATCCGTCAGTCTATCGCTTATTCTAACAAAAATGTAAAAATCTGTGCATCTCACGCAGGTCTTACTTTAGGAGAAGATGGAGCTACCCACCAGGTTCTTGAAGATATTGGTATGATGAAAATGCTTCCTGGAATGACGGTTATCAATACTTGTGATTATAACCAGACTAAAGCTGCTACTTTGGCGATTGCAGATTTTGAAGGTCCTGTATATTTAAGATTCGGGAGACCGGTAGTTCCTGTATTCATTCCGGAAGATATGCCTTTCGAAATCGGAAAAGGAATTATGCTTCAGGAAGGTACTGATGTGACGATTGTTGCAACTGGGCACCTTGTATGGGAGTCTCTTGTAGCTGCAGATGAGCTTGAGAAAGAAGGTATTTCTTGTGAGGTAATCAACATCCACACGATTAAGCCTCTTGACGAAGAGATCATTCTGAAATCTGTTGAAAAAACAGGTAAAATTGTAACAGCTGAGGAGCACAACTACCTTGGTGGTTTAGGAGAATCTGTTGCAGGTATGCTTGCAAGAAGAAGACCTACAAAGCAGGAATTTGTAGCGGTAAATGATACTTTCGGAGAGTCTGCAACACCAGCAGAATTGATGAAAAAGTATAAAATTGATGCTGCTGCAGTGAAAGAAGCTGTAAAGAGAATTTTAGCTTAA
- a CDS encoding transketolase, whose amino-acid sequence MSKSIEELKSLTTQIRRDILRMVHAVNSGHPGGSLGCTEYFTALYGKVMNYKLPFTMEGKNEDHFYLSNGHISPVFYSTLARFGFFPVEELSTFRKLDSRLQGHPTTHEGLPGVRIASGSLGQGLSVALGVAQGKKLDGDQSLVYTLHGDGELQEGQVWEALMYASAKKVDNIISTIDYNGRQIDGDTDDVLSLGNLHAKLEAFGWIVLEEKNGNDLEAVIAILEKAKTETGKGKPVAILLHTEMGYGVDYMMGSHAWHGKAPNDEQLDTAFKQLYLEAPADY is encoded by the coding sequence ATGAGTAAAAGTATTGAAGAGCTAAAATCTCTTACTACGCAGATCAGAAGAGACATTTTAAGAATGGTTCATGCTGTAAATTCAGGACACCCGGGCGGAAGTTTAGGTTGTACAGAATACTTCACAGCCCTTTATGGAAAGGTAATGAACTATAAACTTCCTTTCACAATGGAAGGCAAAAATGAAGATCATTTTTATCTATCAAACGGACATATTTCTCCGGTATTCTATTCTACTTTGGCAAGATTCGGATTCTTCCCTGTTGAAGAGCTGAGTACTTTCAGAAAATTAGATTCAAGGTTACAGGGGCACCCAACTACTCATGAGGGGCTTCCGGGAGTGAGAATTGCTTCAGGTTCTCTTGGACAGGGACTTTCTGTAGCTCTTGGTGTGGCTCAGGGTAAAAAATTAGATGGTGATCAATCTCTTGTTTACACTCTTCACGGAGATGGTGAACTTCAGGAAGGTCAGGTTTGGGAAGCATTGATGTATGCTTCTGCTAAAAAAGTAGATAATATCATTTCTACTATTGATTACAACGGACGTCAGATTGACGGGGATACAGATGATGTATTAAGCTTAGGAAATCTTCATGCTAAACTTGAAGCATTCGGATGGATTGTTTTGGAAGAAAAGAACGGTAACGATCTTGAAGCTGTGATTGCAATCCTTGAGAAAGCAAAAACAGAAACCGGAAAAGGAAAGCCGGTAGCCATCCTTCTTCATACAGAAATGGGTTACGGGGTTGATTACATGATGGGATCTCATGCATGGCATGGTAAAGCTCCTAATGATGAGCAGCTAGACACAGCATTCAAGCAATTGTACCTAGAAGCTCCGGCTGATTACTAA
- a CDS encoding reprolysin-like metallopeptidase has translation MKIKQLFYLGIFVISISSGKAQDFFTVISERSIKADPKNRTVQPEKSLTYTLDVAGMKSYFNSVPELKDSDHKANAPIIVLPMPDGTKAKFKIWKSSVMAPGLASQFPQIVTFTGQGVDDKYATIKLDFTELGFHAQIKSVVAGDTYIDPYAKQNINNYIIYKKSDLIDKNPRSCGVKDEDDSPLGKKNAQKTVSPSVGTQIRVFRFAVACTNQYAKAATGSATPTVAQTLSAIVTSVNRVNGVYEQEVASRLVLVDSETNVIFTNSATDPFTGNDNAGTLINESQTQIDALIGNTNYDIGHTFSTGGGGLAGLGVICNATNKGRGITGSPNPVGDPYDIDYVAHEVGHQFGGPHTFNATTGSCGGGNRSANNAVEPGSGITIMAYAGICGSTNNLAPNSIPTFHTKSFQSITAKVQSTTCQVTIPSNNFPPSVNAGGDYTIPKSTPFRLEGSASDIDNNPLTYSWEQNDVGPAGDWNAPTGNAAIFRSYVPVTVPYRYFPKLTDVINGTVSKGEVRPSYARTMEFRLTVRDNNPGCAGVTNDDAIITVDGNSGPFNVTAPTTAVNWAGNSTQTITWDVANTTAFPVNCATVNIFLSTDGGLTYPTLILGSTPNDGSQTVTIPNVTTTQARIMVAAETNVFYNINPINFTITQTLGVNETASNNDVFVVYPNPSKGLLNIKFTNSNEVYDMTVYDVSGKLVFTQANNKLNHDKTGTFNLSQLVKGNYMIKVKSKNMEKTIKWIKE, from the coding sequence ATGAAAATTAAACAATTATTTTATCTGGGGATATTTGTGATATCCATTTCCTCAGGGAAAGCCCAGGACTTTTTTACAGTAATCAGTGAAAGGTCCATCAAAGCAGATCCTAAAAACAGGACAGTACAGCCGGAAAAGTCATTGACTTACACATTAGATGTGGCTGGAATGAAAAGTTATTTTAATTCCGTTCCGGAGTTGAAAGACAGTGACCATAAAGCTAATGCTCCGATTATTGTTTTGCCAATGCCGGACGGTACGAAAGCAAAATTCAAAATCTGGAAGTCTTCGGTGATGGCTCCTGGGTTAGCCAGCCAGTTTCCTCAGATCGTTACTTTTACAGGGCAGGGAGTTGATGATAAGTATGCTACTATCAAACTTGATTTTACCGAGCTTGGGTTTCATGCGCAGATAAAATCTGTGGTAGCAGGTGATACTTATATTGACCCTTATGCAAAACAAAATATTAACAATTATATCATTTATAAAAAAAGTGACTTAATTGATAAAAATCCAAGATCCTGCGGAGTAAAAGATGAGGACGATTCTCCATTAGGAAAAAAAAACGCTCAAAAAACCGTAAGCCCAAGCGTAGGAACTCAAATTAGAGTTTTTAGATTTGCTGTGGCTTGTACCAATCAGTATGCAAAGGCAGCAACAGGCTCGGCAACACCTACTGTTGCCCAGACTTTGTCAGCGATTGTAACTTCTGTAAACAGAGTAAATGGAGTATATGAGCAGGAAGTAGCTTCAAGATTGGTGTTAGTGGATAGTGAAACGAATGTCATCTTTACAAATTCTGCCACAGATCCTTTTACCGGAAATGATAATGCCGGCACATTAATTAATGAAAGCCAGACTCAGATTGATGCATTGATTGGAAATACCAATTATGACATAGGACATACTTTCAGCACAGGTGGCGGCGGATTGGCAGGATTAGGAGTGATCTGTAATGCAACCAACAAAGGAAGAGGAATTACTGGTTCTCCTAACCCGGTTGGTGACCCCTACGATATTGATTATGTAGCCCACGAAGTAGGACATCAGTTTGGAGGTCCTCATACTTTTAATGCAACTACAGGAAGCTGTGGAGGAGGTAACCGCAGTGCTAACAATGCTGTAGAACCCGGAAGTGGAATTACCATTATGGCATACGCAGGAATTTGTGGAAGTACCAATAACTTAGCTCCTAACAGTATTCCTACTTTCCATACCAAATCATTCCAGTCTATCACAGCAAAAGTTCAGTCAACAACATGTCAGGTGACAATTCCTTCTAACAATTTTCCACCTTCTGTAAATGCCGGAGGTGATTATACTATACCTAAGAGTACACCGTTTAGATTGGAAGGATCCGCTTCAGATATTGATAACAATCCACTTACTTACAGCTGGGAACAGAATGATGTAGGCCCGGCAGGTGACTGGAATGCCCCAACAGGTAATGCTGCTATATTCAGATCATATGTGCCTGTAACCGTTCCTTACAGATACTTCCCGAAACTTACAGATGTGATCAATGGAACTGTATCTAAAGGAGAAGTGAGACCATCTTATGCCAGAACCATGGAGTTCAGACTTACAGTAAGAGATAATAACCCAGGATGTGCAGGAGTTACCAATGATGATGCTATCATTACCGTGGATGGAAATTCAGGGCCGTTCAATGTAACTGCTCCTACCACAGCTGTAAACTGGGCGGGTAATTCTACACAGACCATAACATGGGATGTAGCGAATACAACTGCTTTCCCTGTAAATTGTGCTACTGTAAACATTTTTCTTTCTACAGATGGAGGTCTTACATATCCTACGCTTATTTTAGGCTCCACTCCGAACGATGGTTCGCAGACCGTTACCATTCCTAATGTAACGACTACGCAGGCCAGAATTATGGTGGCAGCAGAGACAAATGTATTTTACAATATCAACCCTATCAACTTTACGATCACACAGACATTAGGAGTGAACGAAACAGCTTCAAATAATGATGTATTCGTAGTATATCCTAATCCGAGTAAAGGGCTTCTGAATATTAAATTTACCAATTCAAATGAAGTGTATGATATGACAGTATATGATGTAAGTGGAAAATTAGTATTCACTCAGGCTAATAATAAACTGAACCATGATAAAACAGGTACTTTTAATTTATCACAATTGGTTAAAGGTAATTATATGATTAAAGTTAAATCCAAGAATATGGAGAAAACGATCAAGTGGATTAAAGAATAA
- a CDS encoding sodium:solute symporter has product MNSGTILLLFVFIYFIGLLVISYFTSRNSDNQSFFIGNKKSKWWLVAFGMIGTSLSGVTFISVPGTVGKMTGSEYIYGGFEYYMMVIGFFIGYFIVAAILLPLYYKMNLTSIYTYLGKRFNVEAHKIGSIFFIISRAIGATARLYLVVNVLQIFLLQGLGVPFWVTSLVLLLMVLLYTFEGGVKTIVITDTLQTSFMIISLVACIVYILSNLNLSFGEAYTILEQKNYTHFINFDPNSKTFFLKTILGGIFITIAMTGLDQEMMQKNISVDNLKNSKKNMLTFAGTLLIVNLAFLFLGGLLYLFALQHGAEYGTINGETVTNIFGFKDTAGNIKNIMGDDLFPALSLQGYFPMTISVIFIIGLISALFPSADGALTAVTSSYCVDLLNLNEDKTKTEKEKKRLRMKVHLIFTVVFFILIMVFKAMNDKSIVYLIMEIAGYTYGPLLGLFAFGIFTKFQISRKYSILTVTILAPVLTYLINLAVTTYTDYKIGVELIVLNGLLTFIGLWLVKNKNYLRVV; this is encoded by the coding sequence ATGAATTCAGGAACTATCCTTTTGCTATTTGTTTTCATCTATTTTATCGGCCTTTTGGTGATTTCTTATTTCACCAGCCGGAATTCTGATAACCAGTCATTTTTTATCGGTAATAAAAAGAGTAAATGGTGGCTCGTTGCATTCGGGATGATAGGAACCAGCTTAAGCGGGGTTACTTTTATTTCTGTTCCGGGAACTGTAGGAAAAATGACCGGCTCCGAATACATTTACGGAGGTTTTGAGTACTATATGATGGTGATCGGGTTTTTCATCGGGTATTTTATCGTTGCAGCAATACTGCTTCCACTTTATTATAAGATGAACCTCACATCTATCTATACGTATCTGGGGAAAAGATTCAATGTGGAAGCTCATAAAATAGGTTCCATCTTTTTTATTATTTCAAGGGCAATTGGTGCTACGGCAAGATTATATCTGGTGGTAAACGTTTTACAGATATTCTTACTTCAAGGGTTGGGAGTTCCGTTTTGGGTAACTTCTCTGGTTCTTTTGCTGATGGTACTTCTGTACACCTTTGAAGGTGGTGTAAAAACAATTGTTATTACAGATACATTGCAGACTTCTTTTATGATTATCAGCCTCGTAGCATGTATCGTTTATATTTTATCAAATCTGAATTTATCATTTGGAGAAGCTTATACTATACTGGAACAGAAAAATTACACCCATTTCATCAATTTTGACCCTAACTCCAAAACCTTTTTCCTGAAAACAATTTTAGGTGGAATTTTTATTACGATTGCGATGACGGGGCTGGATCAGGAAATGATGCAGAAAAATATCTCTGTAGATAATCTTAAGAATTCAAAGAAAAACATGCTGACTTTTGCAGGAACACTTCTTATCGTGAATCTTGCCTTCTTATTCCTGGGAGGATTATTATATCTTTTTGCCCTACAACATGGAGCAGAATATGGAACTATAAACGGTGAAACAGTCACGAATATTTTCGGATTTAAAGACACCGCAGGAAATATTAAGAATATAATGGGAGACGACCTTTTCCCGGCTTTATCGCTTCAAGGGTATTTCCCAATGACGATTTCCGTTATTTTCATTATCGGATTGATCTCAGCATTGTTCCCTTCTGCAGATGGCGCTTTAACGGCTGTAACAAGTTCGTATTGTGTAGATTTATTAAACCTGAATGAAGATAAAACCAAAACTGAAAAAGAAAAGAAACGTCTTCGTATGAAAGTGCATTTGATCTTTACGGTAGTTTTCTTTATCCTGATTATGGTTTTCAAAGCAATGAATGACAAGTCTATTGTTTATCTGATCATGGAAATTGCAGGATATACTTATGGACCGCTTTTGGGGCTTTTTGCTTTTGGAATCTTCACAAAGTTTCAGATTTCCAGAAAATACTCCATCCTTACAGTGACTATTTTAGCACCTGTACTTACTTATCTGATCAACCTGGCTGTCACAACTTATACCGATTACAAAATCGGTGTGGAACTGATTGTTCTTAACGGATTGCTGACCTTTATTGGCCTATGGCTGGTAAAAAATAAAAACTATTTAAGAGTCGTTTAA
- a CDS encoding GNAT family N-acetyltransferase — protein sequence MIEVKQNNDDKHGSFEAFIDGSRAGMMTYTWAGEERFIIDHTEVEEAYNGKGVGKEMLLAAVDFARKNGKKIIPLCPFAKASFQKSEELQDVLVN from the coding sequence ATGATCGAAGTAAAACAAAACAACGACGATAAACACGGAAGTTTTGAAGCTTTCATAGATGGAAGTCGCGCAGGAATGATGACGTATACCTGGGCGGGAGAAGAAAGATTTATTATAGACCACACCGAGGTGGAAGAAGCCTACAACGGAAAAGGTGTAGGCAAGGAAATGCTTCTGGCTGCAGTGGATTTTGCCAGAAAAAACGGGAAAAAGATCATTCCCCTCTGCCCTTTCGCTAAGGCAAGTTTCCAGAAAAGTGAGGAACTTCAGGATGTTTTAGTGAACTAG
- a CDS encoding OsmC family protein, translating into MAVTVKASLGKTKYYTEVTAGENKIITDEPIDKGGQNKGFNPLEILATSLASCTAATLRMYIERKEWDVENINVEVELENFPLTKRAVFKRDISFEGILDDEQLKRLHTIADACPVHKILTNDIEILTKFS; encoded by the coding sequence ATGGCGGTAACGGTAAAAGCAAGTTTAGGAAAAACAAAATATTATACAGAGGTAACAGCCGGCGAAAATAAGATCATCACTGATGAACCGATTGATAAAGGCGGACAGAACAAAGGTTTTAACCCTCTGGAAATTCTGGCAACGTCACTGGCAAGCTGTACGGCTGCTACCTTGAGAATGTATATTGAAAGAAAAGAATGGGATGTAGAAAACATCAATGTGGAAGTAGAGCTTGAAAATTTTCCATTGACAAAAAGAGCGGTTTTCAAAAGGGATATCAGCTTTGAAGGTATTCTGGATGATGAGCAGCTGAAAAGACTTCATACTATTGCAGATGCATGTCCTGTTCATAAAATATTAACCAACGACATAGAAATATTAACTAAATTCTCGTAA
- a CDS encoding (4Fe-4S)-binding protein, with product METHEYPNGNITVIWQPKKCIHSAVCVKLLPKVYNPKERPWIKAENASPEELRTQIDQCPSGALSYKFNTEK from the coding sequence ATGGAAACACACGAATATCCCAACGGTAACATCACTGTCATCTGGCAGCCTAAAAAGTGTATCCACTCGGCTGTATGTGTAAAATTGCTCCCTAAAGTCTACAATCCAAAAGAAAGACCTTGGATAAAAGCAGAAAATGCAAGCCCGGAAGAACTTAGAACACAGATAGACCAATGCCCTTCAGGTGCATTAAGTTATAAATTCAATACAGAAAAATAA
- a CDS encoding TMEM175 family protein, translated as MNKGRLEAFSDGVLAIIITIMVLELKVPEGDSWASLKPLLPKFLAYIFSFIYVGIYWNNHHHLFQTVKKVNGSILWANLHLLFWLSLMPVATEWIGTTGFAKNPVAVYGIGLIMAAIAYTILEHVIIRCEGEDSKLKEAIHSKYKEYISIIFYVLGIATSFFYPYIAIGFYYLVALIWLIPDRRIEKSLKEN; from the coding sequence ATGAATAAAGGAAGACTGGAGGCATTCAGTGATGGTGTCCTGGCTATTATTATCACCATTATGGTACTTGAACTGAAAGTACCTGAGGGAGATAGCTGGGCCAGTCTCAAACCTCTTCTTCCCAAGTTCCTGGCTTATATTTTCAGTTTTATTTATGTAGGAATCTACTGGAACAACCATCATCATTTGTTTCAGACGGTAAAAAAAGTAAATGGCAGCATTCTTTGGGCCAATCTTCACCTTTTGTTCTGGCTTTCATTGATGCCTGTTGCCACAGAATGGATCGGAACTACCGGTTTCGCTAAAAATCCTGTTGCAGTGTATGGTATCGGACTCATTATGGCGGCAATTGCCTATACCATTCTGGAGCACGTCATTATCCGGTGCGAGGGAGAAGATTCCAAGCTAAAAGAGGCCATTCATTCGAAATATAAAGAGTATATCTCTATTATTTTTTATGTTCTTGGCATCGCTACTTCATTTTTTTATCCTTATATTGCCATAGGTTTTTATTATCTAGTGGCTCTTATATGGCTGATTCCGGACAGAAGAATCGAAAAATCATTAAAAGAAAATTGA
- a CDS encoding NADPH-dependent FMN reductase yields the protein MKILAFAGSTSSTSINRELVKFVLKDFQDEEINLIDLNDFTMPVFSVDLEKKGFPDEAHGFLKAIEECDVIICSLAEHNRSYSSAFKNVFDWSSRINVKVFQNKPMLLMSTSPGGYGGGNVMNTAKTFFPQFAADIKDTFSLPKFYENFDMESGVINPDMLNELKGKIQNFKNQVKTNE from the coding sequence ATGAAAATATTAGCATTTGCAGGAAGTACGTCTTCCACTTCTATCAACAGGGAACTGGTAAAATTCGTTCTGAAAGATTTTCAGGATGAAGAAATCAATCTGATTGACCTCAACGATTTCACTATGCCTGTTTTCTCTGTAGATCTTGAAAAGAAAGGATTTCCGGATGAAGCTCATGGGTTTTTAAAAGCCATTGAAGAATGTGATGTCATCATCTGCTCTCTTGCGGAGCACAACCGTTCTTACAGCTCAGCTTTTAAGAATGTTTTTGACTGGTCTTCCAGAATTAATGTAAAAGTATTTCAGAATAAACCCATGCTTCTGATGAGTACTTCCCCCGGAGGTTACGGCGGAGGAAATGTAATGAATACAGCAAAAACATTTTTCCCTCAGTTTGCAGCAGATATCAAGGATACTTTTTCACTGCCGAAGTTTTATGAAAATTTTGACATGGAAAGCGGAGTCATCAATCCGGATATGCTGAATGAGCTGAAAGGCAAAATACAGAATTTTAAAAATCAGGTTAAAACCAATGAATAA
- a CDS encoding pirin family protein, whose product MSNIGLIIEEKAADIGNFLVGRLLPFREKRAVGPFVFIDHMGPSELKDYQNLDVPPHPHIGLSTLTYLLEGSIFHRDSIGSALEIKPGAVNWMTAGKGVVHSERTPEYLRHTDKRLHGFQIWVGLPKHLEQSEPTFHHIEADEIPVWEEDGIQYKLIAGEAFGRTSPVPVHSKLFFIEIKTKEAKKISIGKDLYGEAAMYVLDGIVTTEGNSYGSKQLMIAKDTKLCEFDMSENGTVYLFGGEPFDEERFIFWNFVNSDKELIDQAKVNWNDQNHDAFPLVSGDENEYVPLPKAILNRK is encoded by the coding sequence ATGTCAAATATTGGACTTATCATTGAAGAAAAAGCTGCAGATATCGGAAATTTCCTGGTAGGAAGACTTCTTCCTTTTCGTGAAAAAAGAGCTGTTGGACCTTTTGTTTTTATTGATCATATGGGACCTTCGGAATTAAAGGATTATCAGAATCTTGATGTTCCTCCTCATCCACATATCGGGTTATCTACATTAACGTATCTGCTGGAAGGTTCTATTTTCCACAGAGACAGTATTGGAAGTGCTCTTGAAATAAAACCAGGTGCCGTTAACTGGATGACTGCCGGAAAAGGAGTTGTACATTCAGAAAGAACTCCTGAATATTTAAGACACACTGATAAAAGACTTCACGGATTTCAGATCTGGGTAGGACTTCCGAAGCACCTTGAGCAGTCTGAGCCTACATTTCATCATATTGAAGCAGATGAGATTCCTGTTTGGGAAGAAGATGGTATTCAGTATAAACTAATTGCGGGCGAAGCATTTGGCAGAACCTCGCCGGTTCCTGTACACAGCAAATTATTTTTCATCGAAATAAAAACAAAAGAGGCTAAGAAAATAAGCATTGGAAAAGATCTTTACGGAGAAGCTGCAATGTATGTTCTGGACGGAATAGTTACCACAGAAGGAAATTCTTATGGCTCAAAACAGCTGATGATCGCTAAAGATACCAAGCTTTGTGAATTCGATATGAGCGAAAACGGAACGGTATATCTTTTCGGTGGTGAACCATTTGATGAAGAACGTTTTATATTCTGGAATTTCGTTAACTCTGATAAAGAATTAATTGATCAGGCAAAAGTAAACTGGAATGATCAGAATCATGATGCGTTTCCTTTGGTTTCGGGCGATGAAAATGAATACGTTCCGCTTCCTAAGGCTATTTTAAACAGAAAATAA
- a CDS encoding GNAT family N-acetyltransferase — MKPEFENISLVKAEKRFEIEFNGHYAFIDYRETTHQIALVHTEADPELAGTGAAAAVVEKTLNYIEESGKKLLPFCPFVFAFIKKHPEWKRIVDEKFEGYDKL; from the coding sequence ATGAAACCAGAATTTGAAAATATATCTCTTGTAAAAGCAGAAAAAAGATTTGAAATAGAATTCAACGGGCATTATGCATTCATTGATTATCGTGAGACAACGCACCAGATCGCTTTGGTACATACTGAAGCAGACCCTGAATTGGCAGGAACAGGTGCCGCGGCTGCCGTAGTAGAAAAAACGCTGAATTATATCGAAGAAAGCGGAAAAAAACTTCTTCCCTTCTGTCCTTTCGTTTTCGCTTTTATTAAGAAACATCCTGAATGGAAACGTATCGTGGATGAGAAATTTGAAGGATATGACAAACTTTAA
- a CDS encoding pirin family protein, which translates to MATKKIEIVVPPRPAHFVGDGFRVHNFIPGVSGLDMKRMDPFIMLDYNSKFHFNGSDRPRGVGVHPHRGFETVTIAYSGKVEHHDSAGGGGVIGEGDVQWMTAAKGVLHKEYHETAWAKEGGIFQMVQLWVNLPAKDKMSCPKYQAIENSKMERVDLGENGFVEVIAGEYDGHKGPASTFTPVHMMNAKLKAGGKADFNFPAHFNTAALVIEGSIIINGEETVKTDHLALFKNEGETFTIEAKEDAVVLIISGEPINEPIYPHGPFVMNSREEIMQAFEDFNTGKFGYLED; encoded by the coding sequence ATGGCAACTAAAAAAATAGAAATCGTAGTACCTCCAAGACCTGCGCACTTTGTAGGCGATGGATTCAGGGTTCACAATTTTATTCCGGGAGTATCCGGTTTAGATATGAAAAGAATGGACCCGTTTATTATGCTTGATTACAATTCAAAATTTCATTTCAATGGTTCCGACAGACCAAGAGGTGTAGGAGTTCATCCACATAGAGGTTTTGAAACAGTAACAATAGCGTATAGCGGAAAAGTAGAACACCATGACAGCGCTGGCGGCGGCGGTGTTATAGGAGAAGGTGATGTTCAATGGATGACCGCAGCAAAAGGAGTTCTTCATAAAGAATATCATGAAACAGCATGGGCAAAAGAAGGAGGAATTTTTCAGATGGTTCAGCTTTGGGTAAATCTTCCGGCAAAGGATAAAATGAGCTGCCCGAAATATCAGGCTATTGAAAACTCTAAAATGGAAAGAGTAGATCTGGGTGAGAATGGTTTTGTGGAAGTAATTGCCGGCGAATATGACGGTCATAAAGGTCCTGCAAGCACTTTCACTCCGGTTCATATGATGAATGCCAAACTTAAGGCAGGAGGAAAAGCCGATTTTAATTTTCCTGCTCATTTCAATACCGCAGCTTTGGTTATCGAAGGTAGCATTATCATCAATGGTGAAGAAACGGTGAAAACGGATCATCTTGCATTATTTAAAAACGAAGGAGAAACTTTCACAATTGAAGCAAAAGAAGATGCTGTTGTTTTAATCATCAGTGGTGAACCGATCAACGAACCGATCTATCCCCACGGCCCTTTTGTAATGAATTCCAGAGAGGAAATTATGCAGGCTTTTGAGGATTTCAACACCGGAAAGTTCGGATACCTTGAAGATTAA